From a region of the Rhizobium bangladeshense genome:
- a CDS encoding serine hydrolase domain-containing protein gives MAINKEWFPASTGAELSGASGLIGAKSEQPTPVQSEFGAVEACCAIDDRREKATMLQAKAQILVSHLVRADGAPGATAYIIAPKLDLEIGVVAGVTERSGSEPLTTAHPVRISSVTKPFVAAAILRLWEMGQIELAGSIDSYLPIEHTSILTNAGYDAKAITVRHLLSHTAGLRDVFHTDAFAQMLPGLMSGQVRHCFTLEEQLQMAMEGGRRFPPGEAFEYSDTGYLLLGAILGKVTGKSMAAATRQLVRFDRLGLESTWWEVLELEREGVLTRAHQYEYACGWDSYDEDPPHDLFGGGGMISTPRDLATFFHALFHGKVFERPETIHVMISVAKTTTFRNHEDDLYGHGPQIHNVGDLTVYAHGGWWGLDVGYVPELDMTLSVVGLRRDIRPRYSAVFDELILEAARLHTKR, from the coding sequence ATGGCCATCAATAAGGAATGGTTTCCTGCTTCTACGGGCGCAGAGCTTAGCGGTGCTTCGGGGCTGATTGGCGCAAAATCGGAGCAGCCAACGCCCGTTCAGTCGGAGTTTGGCGCCGTGGAGGCATGCTGTGCCATTGACGATCGCCGTGAGAAGGCGACGATGCTGCAGGCAAAGGCGCAAATTCTAGTCTCCCATCTCGTTCGTGCCGATGGGGCGCCTGGAGCTACAGCGTATATCATAGCGCCGAAACTGGATCTGGAGATCGGGGTGGTGGCGGGCGTGACCGAAAGGTCGGGAAGCGAGCCATTGACAACTGCGCACCCCGTTCGAATCTCAAGTGTCACCAAACCCTTCGTTGCCGCCGCTATATTGAGGCTATGGGAAATGGGCCAAATCGAGTTGGCCGGATCAATTGATTCCTATCTGCCCATCGAGCATACCTCGATTCTTACGAACGCCGGATACGACGCGAAGGCAATTACTGTACGCCACCTCCTCTCGCATACTGCGGGCCTCCGCGATGTGTTCCACACAGATGCTTTCGCACAGATGTTGCCAGGACTGATGTCTGGGCAAGTGAGACACTGCTTTACCCTCGAAGAGCAACTGCAAATGGCAATGGAGGGGGGCCGTCGCTTCCCACCGGGAGAGGCGTTTGAGTACAGCGACACAGGGTACCTCCTGCTAGGCGCGATCCTTGGGAAGGTAACAGGAAAATCGATGGCCGCGGCAACGCGGCAACTCGTCCGGTTTGATCGTCTAGGCCTCGAGAGTACATGGTGGGAAGTGCTCGAACTGGAGCGCGAGGGGGTCCTCACACGGGCTCACCAATATGAATACGCGTGCGGCTGGGACAGCTACGACGAAGACCCCCCTCATGATCTTTTTGGCGGCGGTGGGATGATTTCAACGCCGAGAGACCTAGCCACGTTTTTCCATGCGCTATTTCATGGAAAGGTTTTTGAACGGCCAGAAACGATCCACGTGATGATATCCGTCGCCAAAACGACGACCTTCAGAAATCACGAGGACGACCTTTATGGGCATGGGCCGCAGATCCATAACGTCGGAGACTTAACCGTCTATGCCCACGGCGGCTGGTGGGGGCTCGATGTCGGATACGTGCCCGAATTAGACATGACGCTTAGCGTCGTGGGACTGAGACGAGATATCCGCCCACGGTACTCCGCAGTCTTCGATGAACTAATTTTGGAAGCCGCGCGCCTTCATACCAAACGGTAG
- a CDS encoding CapA family protein, with amino-acid sequence MEKHSHELDGHLTHRDGGYDNVGSTETNVADGFTMVAVGDLILSRPLTKGNTVGLQGIVEILSKADATFGNMETLIFDIRSFKGSPQAEYGGAYHISVPDLGRDLKSMGFNLMSRANNHSLDWGVEGMRETSRLLDENGITHAGVGETLSQAGAARFLETAKGRVALVSFATTFMPMSRACDPAGEAPGRPGVNALRLMRNITLPPDALERLRRVRNVLPGYASPERDPGRVVLLGEAFVAGDKPSFSYQADPSDEARVLRNVRRGKQFSDFCIVTNHGHEPDWSELVSEEPADFEQPFARKMIDAGADAYIAHGPHLLRGIEIYKGRPIFYGVGNFFFDDLRTPVGADMFDVYGKDPRLDTDAEVTVDEQAKGYPSIDGFVGALGKPIHYESVIAVSLFQENQLSEVLLYPIELGFQKRFANRGTPSLASGPQAKSILLRLQALSQPFGTRIAIESGVGVIRLKRGSVMG; translated from the coding sequence ATGGAAAAGCACTCCCACGAGCTCGACGGTCATCTAACGCACCGAGATGGTGGATATGACAATGTCGGATCTACCGAAACCAACGTTGCGGACGGCTTCACAATGGTGGCGGTTGGCGATCTCATCCTGTCGCGGCCGCTAACCAAAGGTAACACGGTGGGCTTGCAGGGCATAGTTGAGATCCTTAGTAAGGCGGATGCAACTTTCGGGAACATGGAGACGCTCATTTTCGATATCCGGTCATTCAAAGGAAGTCCGCAGGCTGAGTACGGTGGCGCTTACCACATCAGTGTGCCGGATCTAGGCCGGGATTTGAAGTCGATGGGATTCAATTTGATGAGTCGTGCGAATAACCACTCGCTTGACTGGGGTGTCGAAGGTATGCGGGAAACGAGCCGTCTGCTCGACGAGAATGGGATCACACATGCGGGTGTTGGAGAGACTCTTTCACAAGCGGGTGCCGCTCGCTTTTTGGAGACCGCTAAGGGCCGGGTGGCGTTGGTTTCATTTGCCACTACTTTCATGCCAATGTCTCGGGCTTGCGATCCTGCGGGAGAGGCACCCGGTCGACCGGGTGTGAACGCGCTTCGTTTGATGCGAAACATAACTCTTCCGCCGGATGCGCTTGAGCGCTTGAGGCGGGTGCGGAATGTTTTGCCAGGATATGCCTCGCCTGAACGCGACCCAGGCCGAGTCGTGCTCCTTGGGGAGGCTTTCGTAGCAGGCGACAAGCCGAGTTTTAGCTATCAAGCAGATCCGAGTGACGAGGCCAGAGTCCTGCGAAACGTTCGCCGCGGTAAACAGTTTTCCGACTTCTGCATCGTCACGAATCACGGTCATGAGCCCGACTGGAGCGAGCTGGTTAGCGAGGAACCGGCGGATTTCGAGCAACCTTTTGCGCGAAAAATGATCGATGCCGGAGCGGACGCATACATTGCACACGGACCGCACCTGCTGCGAGGTATAGAAATTTATAAGGGCAGACCGATATTTTATGGCGTTGGCAATTTCTTCTTTGACGATCTGCGGACGCCGGTCGGGGCTGACATGTTTGATGTTTACGGCAAAGACCCTCGGCTCGACACGGACGCCGAGGTAACAGTCGATGAGCAGGCCAAGGGATACCCTTCGATTGACGGCTTCGTCGGGGCGCTAGGAAAGCCCATCCACTACGAGAGTGTTATCGCCGTGAGTCTATTCCAGGAGAACCAGCTTTCCGAGGTGTTGCTTTATCCTATTGAACTTGGTTTCCAGAAGCGATTCGCCAACCGCGGTACTCCTAGTTTGGCATCTGGACCACAGGCAAAGTCTATCCTCTTGCGTCTTCAAGCACTCTCGCAGCCTTTTGGGACCCGAATTGCTATCGAAAGCGGCGTGGGAGTCATCAGGCTCAAGCGTGGCTCGGTGATGGGGTGA
- a CDS encoding ATP-grasp domain-containing protein encodes MASKALILIEGHRSIGPLYVRAAQRRGLYPITMSIDPTQYGYLAAEGTEAVQVDTNDLDAMKSVYSRLRLTHAIAGLTGFSGLDESVYVTVGKLCRHFSLPGPDPASIEQCHDKFVQRQLLAQAGIPLPDYRVAMNATEVECAAAEIGLPVVIKPVVGSGSSGVRLCHTAEELAKHAAYLLGGTRITQSTPKILIEEFAQGQYYNVDTMGHQVVGVGTAEFDCPPHFVFREVTFPAPLGKDEHERIVDLSLSCLQALGLGWGPANIELRWTKRGPVVIEVNPRLGAGPQLVNLAYGIDLVTEHIKLATGGKCALLKKRSHTAAWRYLIPDLDGTLDWIDGGTQAAAIPGIAEVKLYAQPKMPIIRKGDSEDCIGYVIAASPSRDQTATLLQQAVDLVNWTITPFRDGHC; translated from the coding sequence ATGGCATCAAAAGCGCTTATCCTGATCGAAGGCCATCGGAGCATCGGTCCGCTATACGTGCGAGCAGCTCAGCGTCGGGGTCTCTATCCAATCACGATGTCTATTGATCCCACTCAGTACGGCTATCTAGCGGCTGAAGGCACCGAGGCCGTCCAGGTCGATACCAATGACCTCGATGCGATGAAGAGCGTCTATTCACGGCTCAGACTGACCCATGCCATTGCGGGCCTTACTGGCTTTTCCGGCCTTGATGAGTCGGTCTATGTGACAGTTGGCAAGCTCTGCCGCCATTTCAGTCTACCGGGCCCCGACCCCGCGTCCATTGAACAATGCCATGATAAGTTCGTTCAGCGTCAGCTTCTTGCGCAAGCCGGCATTCCCCTACCTGACTATCGCGTGGCAATGAATGCGACGGAGGTAGAATGCGCTGCCGCAGAAATCGGCCTGCCGGTGGTGATAAAGCCCGTCGTCGGCAGCGGCAGCAGCGGTGTCCGATTGTGCCACACGGCGGAAGAGTTAGCCAAACATGCGGCTTATCTGTTGGGTGGAACGCGCATAACTCAATCCACGCCCAAGATATTGATCGAAGAGTTCGCGCAGGGCCAATATTATAACGTTGACACCATGGGACATCAGGTTGTCGGAGTTGGTACCGCTGAGTTCGACTGCCCGCCGCATTTCGTCTTCCGGGAGGTCACCTTTCCAGCCCCGCTGGGTAAAGACGAGCATGAGCGTATCGTTGATCTGTCGTTGAGCTGTTTGCAAGCTCTCGGCCTTGGCTGGGGGCCTGCGAACATCGAACTCCGGTGGACGAAGCGTGGCCCAGTGGTCATTGAAGTCAATCCTCGTTTGGGTGCCGGTCCCCAACTAGTGAACCTGGCTTATGGTATCGATCTCGTGACCGAGCACATTAAACTTGCCACCGGTGGCAAATGCGCTCTGCTGAAAAAGCGTTCGCATACGGCGGCGTGGCGGTACCTAATTCCTGATCTCGATGGCACCCTCGATTGGATCGACGGCGGCACTCAGGCCGCGGCCATACCCGGTATCGCGGAGGTAAAATTGTATGCTCAGCCAAAAATGCCGATCATTAGGAAAGGCGATTCCGAAGACTGCATAGGATATGTCATCGCCGCTTCACCGAGCCGTGATCAAACGGCGACGCTACTTCAGCAAGCCGTCGACCTGGTGAATTGGACGATAACGCCATTTAGGGATGGTCACTGCTGA
- a CDS encoding IS110 family transposase, with the protein MEKITTIGLDIAKHVFQVHGINGAGATVSRRKLRRDDVVGFFKALPPCLIGIEACATGHHWARVLMALGHEVRLMPASYVKPYVKRQKNDATDAEAICEAVTRPTMRFVPVKSEEQQGVLMLHRVRELLIRQRTMLVNALRGHLAEFGIVTRQGIAGVGMLIALVDDDDHDLIPPLARSALLPLIGQLREVHEKVSELDRQIHAWHRSNELSRRLETIPGIGPITASAIAATVTDASLFKSGRQLAAWIGLVPRQNSSGGKDRLGRISKQGDPYLRRLLVVGAHAVLRFSGKAKVAPTRWAAELLVKKPYNVVAVALANKMARIVWALMTTGRRFEATAAL; encoded by the coding sequence ATGGAGAAGATTACCACAATTGGTCTGGATATCGCCAAGCATGTATTTCAGGTTCACGGGATCAATGGTGCCGGCGCGACGGTGAGCCGCCGCAAGCTGCGCCGCGACGATGTCGTTGGATTCTTCAAGGCATTGCCGCCATGCCTGATCGGAATCGAGGCATGCGCGACTGGACACCACTGGGCTCGGGTTCTTATGGCGCTGGGTCACGAGGTTCGGCTGATGCCGGCGTCTTACGTCAAGCCATACGTGAAGCGGCAGAAGAACGACGCGACAGATGCCGAGGCGATTTGCGAGGCGGTGACGCGGCCGACGATGCGCTTCGTTCCAGTGAAGAGCGAGGAGCAACAGGGCGTGCTGATGCTGCATCGGGTCCGCGAGCTTTTGATCCGGCAGCGGACAATGCTGGTGAACGCCTTGCGTGGCCACTTGGCGGAGTTCGGCATCGTAACGCGACAGGGCATTGCCGGCGTCGGAATGCTGATCGCGTTGGTCGACGACGATGATCACGATCTAATCCCGCCGCTTGCGCGGTCCGCGCTTCTTCCGCTGATCGGGCAGTTGCGGGAGGTGCACGAGAAGGTCAGCGAGCTGGATCGCCAAATTCATGCTTGGCATCGCTCGAACGAACTGAGCCGCCGCCTTGAGACGATCCCTGGAATTGGCCCGATCACTGCCAGCGCAATTGCCGCGACGGTGACCGACGCGTCGCTCTTCAAATCCGGCCGACAATTGGCGGCATGGATAGGCCTGGTGCCGCGGCAGAACTCATCGGGTGGCAAGGACCGCCTCGGAAGGATCAGCAAACAAGGCGATCCCTATCTCCGCCGGCTTCTCGTTGTGGGCGCGCACGCGGTGCTTCGTTTCAGCGGCAAAGCTAAAGTTGCACCGACGCGTTGGGCCGCCGAACTTCTGGTGAAGAAGCCGTACAACGTCGTCGCTGTTGCTTTGGCCAACAAGATGGCGCGGATCGTCTGGGCGTTGATGACGACGGGCAGGCGCTTTGAGGCGACCGCCGCCCTTTGA
- a CDS encoding GNAT family N-acetyltransferase, with amino-acid sequence MTSGLSFRVAEFEDLDEILLMLRLLAESLGVIGCFKCTRDDIEIAGFGPRCEFTVMLAELEGKIAAICLYFPVFSTWMGKPGLYIQDLFVHKEFRSARVGEKLLRHVARIAGSSGYRYLRLTVNHGNLGGERFYIRHGFEPVNDETSYQLHGIAFDNFCDSGK; translated from the coding sequence ATGACATCAGGATTGTCATTTCGGGTAGCCGAGTTTGAGGATCTCGATGAGATCCTGTTGATGCTTCGGCTGCTGGCCGAATCCCTCGGCGTTATCGGGTGCTTCAAATGCACTCGGGACGATATCGAAATCGCCGGCTTCGGTCCTCGATGCGAGTTCACCGTGATGCTGGCCGAGCTCGAGGGCAAGATCGCAGCCATCTGCCTCTACTTCCCGGTGTTTTCTACTTGGATGGGCAAGCCGGGCCTATATATTCAAGATCTGTTCGTTCACAAGGAATTCCGCAGCGCCAGGGTTGGTGAAAAGCTGTTGCGACACGTCGCCCGGATCGCGGGTAGTAGTGGCTACCGTTATCTTCGCCTGACCGTTAATCATGGCAACTTGGGAGGTGAGCGCTTCTACATCCGGCATGGATTCGAGCCGGTGAACGATGAGACGAGCTACCAACTCCATGGTATAGCATTCGACAATTTTTGTGACAGCGGGAAATGA
- a CDS encoding ATP-grasp domain-containing protein, which produces MPRRALILVEGASNGPLYVRAARQRDLHPITLSADPAQYDYIAAEGTEAIRLDTTDLEALISECSRLRQTYDIAGITSAQEAFYATVGKLCQHFDLPGPNPSSIERCCDKFTQRQLLAGANVPVPSYQLAESATDVESAAAEIGLPVVIKPVVGIGSSGVRLCRTAEELAKHAAYLLGGTRITQSTPKILIEEFAQGQYYNVDTMGHQVVGVGTAEFDCPPHFVFREVTFPAPLGKDEHERIVDLSLSCLQALGLGWGPANIELRWTKRGPVVIEVNPRLGAGPQLVNLAYGIDLVTEHIKLATGGKCALLKKRSHTAAWRYLIPDLDGTLDWIDGGTQAAAIPGIAEVKLYAQPKMPIIRKGDSEDCIGYVIAASPSPTQTAAILQSAVDLISWSVTPFPTTGE; this is translated from the coding sequence ATGCCAAGAAGAGCACTCATCCTGGTTGAGGGTGCAAGCAACGGTCCGCTCTACGTCCGAGCAGCCCGTCAGCGTGACCTTCATCCAATCACCCTCTCGGCTGATCCGGCCCAATACGACTACATTGCGGCGGAAGGCACCGAGGCCATCCGGCTCGATACCACTGATCTCGAGGCGCTGATCAGTGAGTGTTCCCGGCTCCGCCAGACCTATGATATTGCTGGCATTACGAGCGCTCAAGAAGCGTTCTACGCGACAGTTGGGAAGCTCTGCCAGCATTTCGATCTACCCGGACCGAATCCCTCATCAATCGAACGATGCTGCGATAAATTCACTCAACGTCAGCTTCTCGCGGGGGCCAACGTTCCCGTACCTTCTTATCAACTGGCGGAGAGTGCGACAGACGTAGAAAGCGCAGCCGCTGAAATCGGCCTGCCGGTGGTGATAAAGCCCGTCGTCGGCATCGGCAGCAGCGGTGTCCGATTGTGCCGCACGGCGGAAGAGTTAGCCAAACATGCGGCTTATCTGTTGGGTGGAACGCGCATAACTCAATCCACGCCCAAGATATTGATCGAAGAGTTCGCGCAGGGCCAATATTATAACGTTGACACCATGGGACATCAGGTTGTCGGAGTTGGTACCGCTGAGTTCGACTGCCCGCCGCATTTCGTCTTCCGGGAGGTCACCTTTCCAGCCCCGCTGGGTAAAGACGAGCATGAGCGTATCGTTGATCTGTCGTTGAGCTGTTTGCAAGCTCTCGGCCTTGGCTGGGGGCCTGCGAACATCGAACTCCGGTGGACGAAGCGTGGCCCAGTGGTCATTGAAGTCAATCCTCGTTTGGGTGCCGGTCCCCAACTAGTGAACCTGGCTTATGGTATCGATCTCGTGACCGAGCACATTAAACTTGCCACCGGTGGCAAATGCGCTCTGCTGAAAAAGCGTTCGCATACGGCGGCGTGGCGGTACCTAATTCCTGATCTCGATGGCACCCTCGATTGGATCGACGGCGGCACTCAGGCCGCGGCCATACCCGGTATCGCGGAGGTAAAATTGTATGCTCAGCCAAAAATGCCGATCATTAGGAAAGGCGATTCCGAAGACTGCATAGGATATGTCATCGCCGCTTCACCGAGCCCTACTCAGACCGCGGCGATTCTTCAAAGTGCCGTTGACTTGATCAGTTGGTCGGTCACGCCATTTCCGACAACTGGCGAATAG
- a CDS encoding IS110 family transposase: MIASTIGLDLAKHNFHVHAVDADGSVIKTAALRRSEMIKFFRGARPCLVGVEACATAHYWARELIKLGHEVRLIPPSYVKPFVRRGAKNDAADAAAICEAVRRPDMRFVSIKSEANQSFLMLHRARGLLVRQRTMTICAIRAHLAEFGIIFGQGRQCIETMMPMIEEVAASLPEHARYALTSLISSVGELNKQIDGIETKLAEIGSSDPVSNLLSSIPGVGPITSTAIAATIPDARMFRSGREFAAWLGLTPRQNSSGGATRLGGITKQGDAYLRHLLVIGARNIVRYPKARAKVGGAWIDALLQRRRPMIVAVAVANKLARIIWAMMTSGEMFREARVKTA, translated from the coding sequence ATGATCGCCAGCACGATAGGCCTTGATCTGGCCAAACATAATTTTCACGTCCATGCGGTGGATGCCGACGGTTCAGTGATCAAAACCGCGGCGCTCCGCCGAAGCGAGATGATCAAATTCTTCCGGGGTGCAAGGCCCTGCCTTGTCGGCGTGGAAGCTTGCGCCACCGCGCACTATTGGGCTCGGGAACTGATTAAGCTCGGTCACGAGGTTAGGTTGATACCGCCTTCGTATGTGAAGCCGTTTGTGCGGCGCGGCGCGAAGAATGATGCTGCGGACGCTGCAGCTATTTGTGAGGCTGTCAGGCGACCCGACATGCGCTTCGTTTCGATAAAATCCGAGGCTAACCAGAGCTTTCTGATGCTACATCGAGCGAGAGGTCTGCTGGTACGGCAACGGACCATGACGATATGTGCAATCCGCGCTCATCTTGCCGAATTCGGAATTATTTTTGGCCAAGGTCGACAATGCATAGAGACCATGATGCCGATGATAGAGGAAGTTGCGGCCTCGTTGCCAGAACATGCTCGGTATGCTTTGACCAGTTTGATCAGCTCTGTTGGAGAGCTCAACAAGCAGATTGACGGAATTGAGACGAAGCTAGCGGAAATCGGGAGCTCAGATCCGGTCTCAAATCTGCTGTCGTCGATTCCAGGTGTCGGCCCAATCACATCTACAGCCATCGCCGCAACCATTCCGGACGCGAGGATGTTCCGCTCCGGCCGAGAGTTTGCCGCCTGGCTGGGCCTGACCCCGCGTCAAAATTCCAGCGGCGGCGCCACTCGATTGGGAGGGATTACGAAACAGGGAGATGCATACCTGCGTCATCTGCTCGTCATCGGTGCCAGGAACATAGTTCGGTATCCCAAAGCTCGGGCAAAGGTCGGGGGAGCTTGGATCGACGCTTTATTACAACGACGACGTCCTATGATCGTGGCCGTCGCTGTGGCTAACAAACTTGCCCGAATTATCTGGGCGATGATGACAAGTGGAGAGATGTTCAGGGAGGCGCGCGTCAAGACAGCGTAG
- a CDS encoding lysine-2,3-aminomutase-like protein: MTNTRPIRTPAELVETGLVKAEDLAGIEAVAQRYAIAISPAMAALIDRDDPNDPVARQFVPDAAELNTRPEERDDPIGDLAHSPVEGIVHRYPDRVLLKAVHVCPVYCRFCFRREMVGPQGLGTLSPEAMDRALGYIANHLDISEVILTGGEPFMISPRPLAKIMQRLATFDHVKIVRFHTRVPVIEPERIDPALIAAVKSCGKAVYVALHANHPRELTPAARAACGRLVDSGIVMISQSVLLKGVNADCDTLAALMRAFVEARVKPYYLHHPDLALGTGHFRLTIEQGRALVEGLRGRISGLCQPTYILDIPGGHGKAVIGPDAIRQDDAGCFTVSDFKGRGHAYPPAD; encoded by the coding sequence CTGACCAACACCCGCCCCATCCGCACGCCTGCGGAGCTGGTCGAGACTGGCCTCGTTAAGGCTGAAGACCTTGCAGGTATCGAGGCCGTAGCCCAGCGCTATGCCATAGCTATCAGCCCTGCCATGGCCGCGCTGATCGACCGGGACGATCCGAACGACCCCGTCGCACGTCAATTCGTGCCGGATGCGGCTGAGCTGAACACGAGGCCCGAGGAGCGCGACGACCCAATCGGGGACCTTGCGCATAGCCCCGTTGAAGGCATCGTCCACCGCTATCCTGACCGGGTGCTGCTCAAGGCCGTCCATGTCTGCCCGGTTTATTGCCGCTTCTGCTTCCGTCGCGAAATGGTGGGTCCCCAGGGGCTCGGCACCCTATCACCTGAGGCCATGGACAGGGCCCTGGGCTATATCGCCAATCACCTAGATATCTCGGAGGTCATCCTCACCGGCGGGGAACCATTCATGATCTCGCCCCGCCCCCTCGCGAAAATCATGCAGCGGCTGGCTACTTTCGACCACGTGAAGATCGTGCGCTTCCACACCCGCGTTCCTGTGATCGAGCCGGAGCGGATTGATCCGGCTTTGATTGCGGCCGTGAAGTCATGCGGGAAAGCGGTCTATGTGGCTCTCCACGCCAATCATCCGCGCGAGCTTACGCCCGCGGCTCGGGCGGCCTGCGGCCGGCTCGTCGACTCAGGCATTGTGATGATCAGTCAATCGGTTCTGCTGAAGGGCGTCAACGCCGACTGCGACACGCTTGCGGCCCTCATGCGCGCCTTCGTGGAAGCGAGAGTAAAGCCGTATTACCTCCACCATCCGGACCTTGCTCTCGGCACAGGCCATTTCCGCCTGACCATCGAGCAAGGCAGGGCTCTAGTCGAAGGCTTGAGAGGCCGGATTTCGGGGCTGTGCCAGCCAACCTACATCCTCGACATTCCCGGTGGGCACGGGAAGGCGGTGATCGGTCCAGATGCCATCCGCCAGGACGATGCAGGTTGCTTTACGGTCTCGGATTTTAAGGGTCGCGGGCATGCCTATCCACCTGCGGATTGA
- a CDS encoding recombinase family protein, with protein MMHEKIGPHHLERKAILYVRQSSAHQVLHNRESSALQYAMRDRLAALGWSQIETVDDDLGRSAAGGVTRAGFDRMVAEVCLGKVGAVAAREVSRLARNSRDWQQLIEMCRVVDTVLVDQEAIYAPRQGNDRLLLGLKGSLNEYELDLLRQRSLSARYEKARRGELVVTVPAGFVKAGDRIEKDPDRRIQEAIALVFNKVTELGSARQALLWFLEQGLDLPVRCANGDVIWRRPNYATIHRMIANPIYGGAYAYGKSRSVPGYDGRSGIRRKARDEWLALIPDAHEGYISWERAEEIRKMVSDNVPASRHHGAPKHGDALLAGLFRCKRCGRKLTVRYTGANHNIPRYSCWRGLLDSGEPRCIAFGGLRVDDAIEEALLGVVEPGAIAAAVEAERNMASQRDQVQDALLRDLEAARYVADRAFRQYDAADPENRLVTSELEARWNKALTGVGEIEAKIAKHRTVTPQPFPMSASQVTALAANLRTVWTAPTTDARLKKRIVRTLINEVVADLDDGTSEIVLVIHWVGGVHTELRLPKRRRGQRNATPDDIVDAVRQLILIANDDVIAGVLNRNGLTTGNGNRWTRERVTALRSYRKIPVFRPQIDEVEPWLNLGGAAKLLGITPKTLRLAAELASGFAIPQLHHAVGHDHRGSCGLVARTCSVCFDQFDQLCWRAQQAD; from the coding sequence ATGATGCATGAGAAGATCGGGCCGCATCATCTGGAGCGGAAGGCCATCCTCTATGTTCGGCAGTCCTCGGCTCACCAGGTTCTGCACAATCGAGAGAGCAGCGCCCTCCAGTACGCCATGCGCGACCGTCTGGCAGCGCTTGGATGGTCACAGATAGAGACGGTGGATGACGACCTTGGTCGTTCGGCCGCCGGCGGCGTGACCCGCGCTGGATTTGATCGGATGGTGGCGGAAGTCTGCCTTGGCAAGGTTGGCGCCGTGGCCGCGCGTGAGGTATCGCGGCTCGCCCGGAACAGCCGCGATTGGCAGCAACTCATCGAGATGTGCCGCGTTGTCGATACCGTCCTGGTCGACCAGGAAGCAATTTATGCGCCCCGCCAGGGCAACGACCGCCTGCTCCTGGGTTTGAAGGGCAGCCTCAACGAATATGAACTCGATCTCTTGCGTCAGCGTTCCCTTTCCGCCCGCTATGAGAAGGCTCGCCGCGGTGAACTCGTCGTCACTGTTCCGGCCGGCTTCGTAAAGGCCGGTGATAGGATCGAGAAGGATCCAGACCGACGCATCCAGGAAGCCATCGCACTCGTCTTCAACAAGGTCACCGAACTCGGGAGTGCCCGGCAGGCCTTGCTATGGTTCCTTGAGCAGGGGTTGGACCTGCCCGTCAGGTGCGCCAACGGTGACGTCATCTGGCGCAGGCCAAATTATGCCACCATCCACCGGATGATTGCGAACCCGATCTACGGCGGCGCTTATGCTTATGGTAAGAGTCGTTCCGTACCGGGATACGATGGCCGATCTGGAATTCGCCGCAAGGCGCGTGATGAATGGCTTGCCCTGATCCCGGACGCGCACGAAGGTTACATCAGTTGGGAACGGGCGGAGGAGATCCGCAAGATGGTCAGCGACAATGTACCGGCCAGTCGCCATCATGGAGCGCCGAAGCATGGCGACGCTCTGCTTGCCGGCCTGTTCCGCTGCAAAAGGTGCGGCCGGAAGCTGACGGTTCGTTACACAGGAGCCAACCATAACATCCCGCGCTATTCCTGTTGGCGTGGTCTACTCGATAGTGGCGAACCACGTTGCATCGCCTTCGGCGGTCTGCGGGTCGATGATGCGATCGAGGAGGCGCTGCTCGGCGTGGTCGAACCGGGAGCCATCGCGGCCGCCGTTGAGGCGGAACGCAATATGGCCAGCCAACGCGATCAGGTTCAGGATGCCCTGCTGCGCGACCTCGAGGCAGCACGCTATGTAGCCGACCGGGCATTCCGGCAATATGACGCGGCCGATCCGGAAAACAGACTTGTAACGTCGGAGCTGGAGGCGCGCTGGAACAAGGCGCTGACTGGCGTCGGTGAGATCGAGGCCAAGATTGCCAAACATCGGACAGTTACGCCGCAGCCGTTCCCCATGTCCGCATCACAGGTAACCGCACTTGCGGCAAACCTTCGCACCGTCTGGACGGCGCCGACAACCGATGCAAGGCTGAAGAAGCGCATCGTGCGCACGCTCATCAATGAAGTGGTCGCCGATCTCGATGATGGAACCTCTGAGATCGTCCTCGTCATTCATTGGGTTGGCGGCGTCCACACCGAGCTGCGCCTGCCGAAGCGACGCCGTGGCCAAAGAAACGCAACCCCTGACGACATTGTCGACGCTGTGAGACAGCTTATCTTGATCGCCAATGATGATGTGATTGCCGGTGTCCTCAATCGCAACGGACTGACGACCGGCAATGGCAATCGCTGGACACGGGAGCGGGTCACCGCGCTGCGGTCATATCGCAAGATTCCGGTCTTCCGTCCGCAGATCGACGAGGTCGAGCCCTGGCTTAATCTGGGCGGTGCGGCGAAGTTACTCGGGATAACGCCAAAGACGCTGCGTCTGGCGGCCGAGCTCGCGAGCGGCTTCGCTATCCCTCAGCTACACCACGCGGTGGGACACGATCATAGAGGAAGTTGCGGCCTCGTTGCCAGAACATGCTCGGTATGCTTTGACCAGTTTGATCAGCTCTGTTGGAGAGCTCAACAAGCAGATTGA